Proteins from a single region of Chloroflexota bacterium:
- a CDS encoding YhcH/YjgK/YiaL family protein, whose amino-acid sequence MIVSDLAHLPAQLRTNSAFDQAIEFLRREGWRGHADGIVPIDGETVYGMLQSYETKIPQDTVPFEGHRKYIDIQYVIEGKETIYWTPTGALTPTTPYDDGRDIWFSQFTRQDAIPVALVAGQLAVLFPEDAHAPTHVSGASMRVRKIVVKVAVSS is encoded by the coding sequence ATGATTGTATCTGACCTCGCGCATTTGCCCGCGCAACTCCGCACCAATTCCGCGTTCGACCAAGCCATCGAATTTCTGCGCCGTGAAGGTTGGCGCGGTCACGCCGACGGCATCGTTCCGATTGACGGCGAAACCGTGTACGGCATGTTGCAATCGTACGAAACGAAAATCCCCCAGGACACGGTGCCGTTCGAAGGACACCGCAAGTACATTGACATTCAGTACGTGATCGAAGGCAAGGAGACGATTTACTGGACGCCGACGGGCGCGCTCACGCCGACGACGCCGTACGATGACGGGAGAGATATTTGGTTCTCCCAGTTTACGCGCCAAGACGCGATACCGGTCGCACTGGTTGCCGGACAACTCGCGGTGCTCTTTCCCGAAGACGCGCACGCGCCCACGCACGTTTCTGGCGCGTCAATGCGCGTTCGCAAAATCGTCGTCAAGGTGGCGGTGTCGAGTTAG
- a CDS encoding DUF2007 domain-containing protein has product MPSKPKDDLVVVYTSPGMLTAETIKNKLESAGIPAMLKYESVGRIIGLTVDGLGQVEVLVPREREEEARALLEKT; this is encoded by the coding sequence ATGCCGTCGAAACCGAAGGATGATCTCGTCGTCGTCTACACATCGCCGGGAATGCTCACCGCGGAAACGATCAAGAACAAATTGGAAAGCGCCGGGATTCCGGCGATGTTAAAGTATGAAAGCGTCGGACGCATCATCGGCTTGACCGTGGATGGGCTGGGTCAGGTCGAGGTGCTCGTGCCGCGCGAACGCGAGGAAGAGGCACGCGCGTTATTGGAAAAAACGTAG
- a CDS encoding GIY-YIG nuclease family protein: protein MRRSAYIYLLRCADGTLYTGWTFDVTRRVRAHQLGRGARYTRTRLPVELIYHERLPSRRAAMRREIAIKQMSRKRKLALVDQNT from the coding sequence ATGCGACGATCTGCTTACATTTATCTGTTGCGCTGCGCCGATGGTACGCTCTACACCGGTTGGACGTTCGACGTGACGCGCCGCGTGCGCGCGCATCAACTCGGTCGTGGCGCGCGCTACACGCGCACGCGTTTGCCGGTCGAATTGATCTATCACGAACGCTTGCCCTCGCGGCGCGCGGCGATGCGTCGCGAAATCGCGATCAAGCAAATGTCGCGCAAGCGCAAACTCGCGTTGGTGGATCAAAATACGTAG
- a CDS encoding LacI family DNA-binding transcriptional regulator: MASIKDVASKSGVSVATVSRVLNNNPRVKPHLRERILQTIDQLGYQPSGIARNMRSQSVRVIGLVISDIQNPFFTALVRAVEDVAYENQYTVLLCNSDENLQKEQLYIDVLSRERVAGVIIVPTGKNCSPLLNLRMPVVMVDRTVPGIITDSVVLDNVAGAYAATKHLIELGHQRIGLVGAPLGVSVGVERRKGYEKALRAHKLRVDEALIRAGDFKEQGGYEATLALLELAPRPTAIFAVNNLMTMGAFQAIAEKKLRIPQDISVIGFDDMPWLTLLTPPLTAVRQPTYEIGAQAAQLLFARMQNTALPTQTRVFKPELIVRGSTAAPAR, translated from the coding sequence ATGGCAAGCATCAAAGATGTTGCGAGCAAATCGGGCGTCTCAGTAGCCACCGTTTCCCGTGTCCTCAACAACAACCCCCGCGTCAAGCCGCATTTGCGCGAACGAATCCTCCAAACGATTGACCAGCTCGGCTATCAGCCGAGCGGTATCGCGCGCAACATGCGCAGCCAGAGTGTCCGCGTCATCGGCTTGGTGATCTCCGATATTCAAAATCCATTTTTCACCGCGCTCGTCCGCGCGGTCGAAGATGTGGCGTATGAAAATCAGTACACGGTGCTCCTCTGCAATTCCGACGAAAATCTCCAGAAAGAACAACTCTACATTGATGTGCTCTCGCGCGAACGCGTGGCGGGCGTGATTATCGTGCCGACTGGCAAAAACTGCAGTCCGCTTCTCAATTTGCGAATGCCGGTGGTGATGGTGGATCGCACGGTACCTGGGATCATCACCGATTCAGTCGTGCTCGATAACGTCGCGGGCGCGTACGCGGCGACCAAGCATCTCATCGAGTTAGGACATCAGCGCATCGGGTTGGTCGGCGCGCCGCTGGGTGTGTCGGTGGGCGTGGAGCGACGGAAAGGGTACGAAAAAGCCCTGCGCGCTCACAAACTTCGTGTGGACGAGGCGTTAATCCGCGCGGGCGATTTCAAAGAACAGGGTGGATACGAAGCTACGCTCGCGTTGCTCGAACTCGCGCCGCGACCGACGGCGATATTCGCGGTGAACAACTTGATGACGATGGGGGCGTTCCAAGCCATCGCCGAAAAAAAATTACGCATCCCCCAAGATATTTCGGTGATCGGTTTTGACGATATGCCCTGGCTCACGCTACTCACGCCGCCGCTCACTGCGGTTCGTCAACCGACATACGAGATCGGCGCGCAAGCGGCACAGCTATTGTTCGCGCGAATGCAGAATACCGCGCTCCCGACACAAACGCGCGTGTTCAAGCCAGAACTCATCGTGCGCGGTTCCACTGCCGCGCCCGCGCGATAA
- a CDS encoding tRNA (adenine-N1)-methyltransferase — protein MTDEQNLARENDYILLLGPDERHHLARLQATQRFDTHYGFILHKDIIGKPFGSAVRTQLGHPYLLLQPSSHDLVRYIKRNSQIIFPKEIGYIILRMNIVPGTRVVEAGTGSGGLTLALARQVAPNGRVYSYEAREDMQAIARKNLERVGALDAVELKLRDIREGFDERHVDALFLDVREPWLYLAQARAALKGGGFFGALVPTTNQLTDLLQEIDAQGTWADIEVVEILTRHYKINADRLRPEDRMVAHTGYLLFARAVARLEKMEIVSAKSEEEKDAVETEG, from the coding sequence ATGACTGACGAACAGAATCTCGCGCGCGAAAATGATTATATCCTGCTCCTCGGTCCCGATGAGCGTCATCACTTGGCGCGGCTCCAAGCGACCCAGCGTTTCGATACGCACTATGGTTTCATTTTGCACAAGGATATCATCGGTAAACCATTTGGGAGCGCGGTGCGAACGCAACTCGGTCATCCGTACTTGTTGTTGCAACCATCATCGCACGACCTCGTGCGCTACATCAAACGCAACTCGCAAATCATTTTCCCGAAAGAGATCGGCTACATCATCTTGCGAATGAACATCGTCCCTGGCACGCGCGTCGTCGAAGCCGGCACGGGCAGCGGCGGATTGACGCTCGCGCTCGCGCGCCAGGTCGCGCCGAACGGACGCGTCTATTCATACGAAGCGCGCGAGGACATGCAAGCGATTGCGCGCAAGAATCTGGAACGCGTCGGCGCGCTCGATGCGGTCGAATTGAAATTGCGCGATATTCGCGAGGGCTTTGACGAACGCCACGTGGACGCGCTGTTTCTCGACGTGCGCGAACCCTGGTTGTACCTCGCGCAAGCGCGCGCGGCGCTCAAGGGCGGCGGCTTTTTCGGCGCGCTCGTGCCGACGACGAACCAGTTGACCGATCTGTTGCAGGAGATTGACGCACAAGGCACGTGGGCGGACATCGAGGTCGTCGAAATTTTGACGCGGCACTATAAAATCAACGCCGATCGTTTGCGCCCCGAAGATCGCATGGTCGCGCACACCGGCTATTTGCTGTTCGCGCGCGCAGTGGCGCGTCTCGAAAAAATGGAAATCGTCAGCGCGAAATCGGAGGAGGAAAAAGATGCCGTCGAAACCGAAGGATGA